The following DNA comes from Vanessa tameamea isolate UH-Manoa-2023 chromosome 23, ilVanTame1 primary haplotype, whole genome shotgun sequence.
TTTGTGATGTGTTCCCTTCTAAGTGGATACCACccatatcagatattctaccgtcaaatagcaatacaattagtattgttgtgttcccgtttgaaatgtgagttagtgtaactacaggcacaagggacataattaACTCCCAAATTTGGcgatgcattggcgatgtcgCCAACGCCAACGCGtccgaataatatttaaattgttcttttaAGTTCTCTGTTTTTCGATACCAGCTCAGCAACAAAGAATATGTTTTATCAATGTACCAAAaactaacattttataatttatgtttccaGGACTGGTCACTCAATAGGTGTATCCGCCCAACACATACCAAACTTCGGCAACCAAGTGACCGCCTCCAGTAATCTTAACGTTATGAGGACAGAGAATCACAGAGTCGACGTCAACGCATTCACAACCAACTCTATGCCAAAGGCTGGACCCAACTTTGCTACACATGGTGCTGGTGTAGATTACAACTTCaagtaagtttataaaaatttcTCATCTTAGTGAATTCAATTGGTGAAAAatgacttattatatttttcggcCAATCATAGTTGCGATATCGAATTTTACGATAATTCTAGTCCGTCAGCTGAAATCATCTTTATTTGAACAGGAATTAggaatatttatgtaaacaagaaatgtataaagaataaaacaaagttcTTATACTTGATCTAAGCGCTTGAAAAGTTCTAAGATTTCGGCGTAATTAAAAagagtttttaattgaaaataatcaattacacaaaaaaataaaatattattacaattttcaattattctTCTTTCATCACTAATAAACCACTCTCGCAAATAAacgaattcgaaatttaaatatgtaataaaataaacattgtaaaataagataaggtgCAAATTTGTCTATTCCGAgcgacgtgtttttttttttctcgcacTAAAAGAAGTACTACTTCAAACATatcaaagagccgagatggcccatttaAACGATACATCAGTCTTAACTGAAGATTAAGGATTAAGGTATCAGCTTCGATCAAGCCCTACTAAATCTTCATTCATGTTTCATTTGTGTTCATGCTAGTCGGTGAcggaatacatattattattaatattaaattgtttataaggGTCTATTCACACAGAGatcattcatatatatttaaagtcctTTATACAACacaaaacgaattaaatacaaaatatacaccatgtgaaattattacatatattttacatcgcCACTAGTAAACCGAGTATTTTGAAATACACGAAGTCACGTTTGAAGACCGTCATAAAAGGAATCTGCGTATCCAAGATACGTATGCATATGGGTAAACGGATTAGGAACTAATCTTATCAAGATTGTTTGTGTGCAATTGCGTACTTTATCACAACACTTTAGAGTCTTTAATTGAATGTTAAACTTCAGATACGGgtgattaatatgtttaaaactgATACCGGCCTTATGTGCGGGCGTTAAAGTCTAAAAtgctttagtttttatattatatattcgaagACTAAGTTGTACAGAATTAATACAGATTTGCCTTTATTAACTCAACGTCTAATTGTTTGAGGCTAATccttcgatttttttatacaaatatatattactataaattaaagttaaatggtcttaatatatttataagataatataatacttacgtTAATTAATTgagtcaatattatattttttatataaataatatattataaattgaacttATGAAATGTTtcactaaaaattttatataaaatacgtatgttttaaaaaaatgtaaaacatttttttgactATTTTGTTATTTCAGAGACAAACTTGGCGCCAACGCGAGTGTAACGCACACGCCCATGTTCAAACAAACTGATTACTCTCTTGGCGGTAATGTTAACTTATATAAGAACCCGACCACATCTGTCGACTTC
Coding sequences within:
- the LOC113401872 gene encoding attacin-B-like, with protein sequence MPLTGNVSENADKTRNFHINGAKEFDNHTVNANVFVAGQRDVPDPRNLNAPSYKVAGGGLGVEHATGHSIGVSAQHIPNFGNQVTASSNLNVMRTENHRVDVNAFTTNSMPKAGPNFATHGAGVDYNFKDKLGANASVTHTPMFKQTDYSLGGNVNLYKNPTTSVDFSAGAQRRDTPFGRGNWEKHGMMKFNKQF